The Streptomyces sp. NBC_00576 genome contains the following window.
TAGACGCGGTTGAGGAACTCGCCCGCGTCCGCGCCCCAGATCTCGATCTTGCCGAGGGTGGAGGCATCCATGAGGCCGACGCCCTCGCGGGCCGCGCGGCACTCGCGGGCCACGGCCGTGTCCATGTCCTCGCCGGGCCGGGGGTAGTACCAGGGGCGCTTCCACTGCCCGACGTCCTCGAACTCCGCTCCGTGTGCCACATGCCAGCTGTGGATGGACGTGGTGCGTTCGGGGTCGAACAGTTCACCGCGCTCACGGCCGGCCAGGGCGGCGAAGCCCACCGGCGTGTAGGGCGCCCGGTAGGCCGTGGTGCCGATCTCCCCGGGAGACGCGCCCGCGCCGAGGGCCTCGGCGATCACACCGATCGCGTTGACGCCCGACGTCTTGCCCTGGTCGTTGGCCGTGCCGAGCGAGGTGTAGCGCTTGACGTGTTCGACACCGAGCATGCCCGCGCCGGTGGACCGCCAGACGTCGGCGACGGTGACGTCGCGCTGCAGGTCGACGAAGTGGGTGTCCCAACTGCCGGGGTCACCGTCGGGGGCGGGCACCAGCCACAGCGCACGCGTCGGCCCGGCGCCGGACCGCGCATCGCCGGGCGACGGTACGGGAACCGCGAACCCCGCGTCCGTCGCGGCCCGCGCACCGGCCCGCGCTCCCTCGGACAGGCAGCCGTCGAGGTCGTACGTCCCGCGAGCCGCACCGACGACCTGCTGGTCCCGTACGGTGCCGTCGGGGACGAAGGCGACCAGGTCATCGTCCCAGCGCAGCCGGCCCTGGCGCTGGCTGTGAAGATGCACAACCGGGCTCCAGCCGCCCGAGACGGCGAGCAGGTCGCAGTCGAACGACTCGGCAGCATCGGCGAGTTGACCGTTCTCGTCGAGGGCCTGGACGGTGACGCCGGTCAGCCGACCGTCCCCCTCGGTGTCGACCACCGCACTGCCCGTCAGCACCCGCGCCCCCGTCGCCACGGCGACCTCGGCGGCCCGGTGGGACAGTTCGGGGCGGGCGTCCACGACGGCGGCGATGTCGATCCCGGCGGCGTGAAGGTCGGCGACCGTGTCATAGGCGCTGTCGTTGGTGGTGCTCACCACGGCCCGCGAGCCCGGCGCCACGGCGTACCGGTTGAGGTACGAGCGCACGGCCGCGGCGAGCATCACGCCGGGGCGGTCGTTGCCGGAGAAGACCAGCGGACGTTCGTGCGCGCCGGTCGCCAGGACCACCTGCCGGGCCCGGATGTGCCACAGCCGCTGCCGTGAGACGCCTGCGGAGGCTTCGGGGGCGTCGGCTCCGAGGTGATCGGTACGCCGCTGGAGGGCCAGCAGGTAGTTGTCGTCGTACGAGCCGAACGCCGTGGTGCGTTGCAGTACGACGACCTCGGGTGCGGCGTCGAGTGCCGCGCGGATCTCGGCGACCCACTCCAGGGCGCTCTGCGCGCCGGCCCGCTCGGTGCGCGCGGAGAGCAGCGAACCGCCGGACTCGGGCTGGTCGTCGACGAGGATCACGCGGGCGCCGGAGCCCGCGGCAGCGGCGGCGGCAGCGAGCCCGGCCGGTCCGGCGCCGACGACCAGGACGTCGGTGTGGACGTACTTCTTGTCGTAGACGGCGGGGTCGGAGCCCGGGTCGAGCCGGCCCATCCCGGACAGTGTCGAGGCGGACAGGCCGTCGTACAGCTCCGTCGTCGTCGCGGGCAGCATGCCCTCCGAGTACGAACCGTCCACCTGCAACAGGGAGTTCGGGTCCTCGACGCCCGCGGCGACGATGCCGCGCGGGCGACCGCGGTAGAGCGAGGGGGCGACCTCGACCACGCCGTTCGCCAGCATCGCCGAGGCGACGGTGTCGCCGGGGTGCCCGGTCAACTCCCGCCCGTCGACGGTGAACCGCAGTACGGCGTCGCGGTCGATACGGCCGCCTTGTCGGAGCCGGAAGTGCTGGTCGGTGTCGGTCATCGCTGTCCTCCGGCCTGGGGCAGTTCGGGGCGTGGCTCGTCGAGCCGGTAGGAGGTCAGTACCTCGTGGGTGGCGGTGTCCCGCAGCACGTTGAACCAGCGGCGGCAGCCGATGCTGTGCATCCACCGCTCGGCGAAGGGGCCCTTGGGGTTGTCCCGGTAGAAGACGTACTCGGCCCACTGCTCGTCGGTGAGGTCGGCGGGGGTGCCGGGGTAGGGGACGTGGGCCTGTCCCCCGTAGTGGTATTCGGTCTCGTTGCGGGGACCGCACCATGGGCAGCTGATCAGCAGCACGGTGTCCTTCTCTCAGCAGGCTGTCAGTGGGCCACGGCTGCGGCGCCGTGCTCGTCGATCAGGGCGCCCGTCGCGAAACGTTCGAGGGCGAAGGGGGCGTTCAGGGGATGCGGCTCGCCCGTGGCGATGGTGTGCGCGAAGGTCCAGCCGGCGGCCGGGGTGGCCTTGAACCCGCCGGTCCCCCACCCGCAGTTGACGTAAAGGTTCTCCACCGGGGTGGTACCGATGATCGGGGAGGCGTCCGGGCTGACGTCGACGATGCCGCCCCAGGTCCGCAGCACATGCGCGCGGGCGAAGACGGGGAACAGCTCGACGGCGGCGGCCATCTGCTGCTCGATCACGTGGAAGGAGCCGCGCTGGCCGTAGCCGTTGTACGAGTCGACGCCCGCGCCCATCACCAGCTCGCCCTTGTGGGCCTGGGAGACGTACACGTGCACGTGGTTCGACATGACGACCGTCGGGTGTACCGGTTCGTGCAGCTCGGAGACCAGCGCCTGCAGCGGATGGGACTGCACCGGCAGCCGGACGCCGGCCCGTTCGGCCAGCACGCTGCTGTGCCCGGCGGCCGCGAGGCCGACACTGCCGGCGAGGATGCGGCCCCGGTTGGTCTCGACGCCCACGACCCGGTCGCCGTCCTTGAGGAAGCCGGTGACCTCGCAGCCCTGGATCAGGTCCACGCCCATCTCGTCGGCCCGGCGGGCCAGCGCCCAGGCGACATGGTCGTGCTTGGCGATGCCGGCGCGCGGCTGGAAGGTGGCGCCGAGGACCGGGTACCGGGTGCGGGAGGAGACGTTGAGGATGGGGCAGACCTTGGCGACCTCCTCCGGTTCGAGCCACTCGGCGTCGACGCCGTTGAGGCGGTTGGCGTTGGCTCGGCGCATGCCCTCGCGGACGTCCTGCAGGGTGTGCGCGAGGTTGAGGACGCCGCGCTGGCTGAACAGGAAGTCGTAGTCCAGTTCCTCCGGGAGCCGCTCCCACAGCTTGAGCGCGTACTCGTAGATCGCCGCGCTCTCGTCCCACAGGTAGTTCGAGCGGATGATCGTGGTGTTGCGTGCCATGTTGCCGCCGGCCAGCCAGCCCTTCTCCAGGACGGCGACGTTGGTGATGCCGTGGTTCTTGGCGAGGTAGTAGGCGGTGGCCAGGCCGTGGCCGCCCGCGCCGACGATGACGACGTCGTACGAGGAGCGCGGGTCGGGGTTGCGCCAGAGCCAGTCCGGATGCTCCGGCAGCGCCGTGCTGGTCATACCGCGTCTCCGTTCAGGTGGGACAGGTGGGACAGATTGGACAGGTGGGGATAGAGGGGGAAAGCGGAGGCGAGCTTCTCGACCCGGTCGCGCAACAACGCCGCGCGCTCGTCGCCGAGCTGCTCGTCCTTCAGGGCCTCGGCGATGATGTCGGCGACCTCCCGGAACTCCGCCGCGCCGAAGCCGCGGGTGGCCAGGGCCGGGGTGCCGATCCGCAGCCCCGAGGAGACCATCGGCGGGCGGGGGTCGAACGGCACCGCGTTGCGGTTGACGGTGATGCCGATGCGGTGCAGCCGGTCCTCGGCCTGTTTCCCGTCGAGCGTGGAGTTCCGCAGGTCGACGAGGACCAGGTGGACTTCGGTGCCGCCGGTCAGGACGGTGATCCCGGCCTCGGCCACATCGTCGGCCAGCAGTCGTCCGGCGAGGATGCGGGCGCCGTCCAGGGTGCGCTGCTGACGCTCCTTGAACTCCGCGCTCGCCGCCACCTTGAAGGCCACGGCCTTCGCCGCGATGACATGCTCCAGCGGGCCGCCCTGCTGGCCCGGGAAGACCGCGGAGTTGATCTTCTTGGCCAGGGCGGCACGGCTGAGGATCACCCCGCCGCGCGGGCCGCCGAGGGTCTTGTGTGTGGTGGTCGTCACGACGTCGGCGTACGGCACCGGGTTCGGGTGCAGGCCCGCTGCCACCAGCCCGGCGAAGTGCGCCATGTCCACCAGCAGATACGCGCCCACCGCGTCGGCGATCCGCCGGAACGCGGCGAAGTCCAGGCGCCGGGGGTAGGCGGACCAGCCGGCGACGATCATCTTGGGCCGGTGGGCGAGAGCGAGCTGCTCGACCTCGTCCATGTCGATGCGCAGGTCGGACTCACGCACGTGGTACGGCACGACGTTGTACAGCTTGCCGGAGTAGTTGAGGCGCATGCCGTGGGTCAGGTGGCCGCCGTGCGCGAGGTCGAGGCCGAGGATCGTGTCGCCGGGCTGGAGCAACGCGAACATCGCGGCCGCGTTGGCCTGGGCACCCGAGTGGGGCTGCACGTTGGCGGCCTCGGCGCCGAACAGTTCCTTCACCCGGGCGATGGCCAACTGCTCGATGACGTCGACGTGTTCGCAGCCGCCGTAATAGCGGCGGCCGGGGTAGCCCTCGGCGTACTTGTTGGTGAGAACCGAGCCCTGGGCCTCCATGACTGCCGCCGGGGCGAAGTTCTCCGAGGCGATCATCTCCAGGGTGGACTGCTGACGGCACAGCTCGGCGTCGACCGCGGTGGCGACCTCCGGGTCGAGCTCGCTGAGCGGGACGGAGAGAGGGGAGGCGACCGTGGTGGTGGACGGGTTCGTTGCCATCTGCACACCGTTCTGAGAGCCAACTAATGAACGACTGATATATCAACCTGTGCGGTAAGGTATGGGAGCTTGTCGGTCAGGTCAAGGGGGCATCTCATGCAGCAGACGGCGACAGAGCCCGCGGGTGAGGAACTGTCCCTCGCCGAACGCGCGTACCGCGTCATCCGCGACCGGCTCGTCATGCTGGAGATCCGCCCGGGGGCGCCGATCAACGAGGACCAGCTGGCACAGTCCCTCGGCGTCGGACGGACGCCGGTGCGCGAGGCCCTCAAGCGGCTGCAGTACGAGCGCCTCATCGCGACCTACCCCCGGCGCGGCACCTTCGCCACCGACGTCAACATCACCGACCTGGCCCACATCTCCGAGGTGCGCCAGGAACTGGAGCCCCTGGCCGCGTCCCAGGCTGCGCGGCGCGCCACGGCCACCGACCGCGCGACGCTGACGGCCGTCCTGCGGGAGCTGGAGAGCGTGGATCCCGGGCGGCGCGACGCCACCGAGCTCATGCACCTGGACCTTCAGGTCCACCGCGCCATCTACGCGGCCACACACAACCCGTACCTGGAGGACACCCTCGTCCGGTACGACAACCTGGCCACCCGCATCTGGTGCCTGTTCGTCGACCGGTTGTCCGACATGGCGGGTCACGTCGAAGAGCACGGACCGTTGATCGAGGCGATCGTCGCCGGTGACCCCGACACGGCGGCACAGCTGGCCGGCAGTCACGTCGTGGGCTTCGAACAGGCCATTCGCGCGGCCATCTGAGAAGGCGTTGCGCGGGCGGCCGGCTGTCGGGAACGCGGCCGGATTTTTGACTCAGACGTACCGCGAGGACCGGTCCGGCAGCGAAGGCGTTGTTGGTCGCCGCTGTCCTTCACATACTTCGTTACCACCGGCGGCCACGCTGCCGGCTCCCCGCGAAACCCCGAGCTGGTCGCCCTTGAGGAGACTCGAAAATGTCGTCATACCCGAGCGGTGACCGCATCGCACTTGTCTCACCAAGCGCGTCGGACAGGCTCCTGGCCGCGATCCCCGGTGGTCCCGCCGGTCTCGCGGCTGAGACCACTGCCGTGATGCCGGCCTCACGGCGGCGAACGGTGCAGCAGCCATGAGATTCCTCGACGAGCAGGACGTCCGTTCCCTCTTCGACATCGACACCGCGATCTCCTCGCAGCGGACGGCCTTCATCGCTCTCGCACAGGGAAAGGCGTGGCAACCCGAGAAGATCCTGGGCGGCCACATGGCAGACGAGCCCGACACCGTCTTCTGCTATGCCTCCCGCCTCGACCGCGAAAGCGGCCCCGTCTGCAAGTTCGGGAGCATCAATCCCGGGAACGCGGTGACGGGCCGACCAACAGTGAATGCCGTGGTCGCCGTGCTCGACCCACACACCGGCGTTCCTGTGGCCTTCATGGACGGCACAGCGCTCACCACCCTGCGCACAGCCGCTGCCAGCGCGGTCGCAGTCGGGGCACTGGCCAGGAAGGACGCGACCCGTCTGCTCGTACTGGGGTCCGGCGTGCAGGGGCAGGCGCACATCGCCGCACTGCACAGGGAGAGGTCCTACGCCTGGACCGGAATGTGGTCACCGCGCCCGTCCTCGCTCGACGCGTCCGTCGGCCGCCTGCGCGAGCAGGGGTTCGACGTCGAGCAGGTGGAGTCCCTGAGTGACGCGATCGCCGAGGCGGACGTCATCGTCTGCGCCACCTTGGCAACGGAGCCGCTGTTCTCCGCGCGCGAGCTCTCCCCGGGCACCACCGTCGTCACGGTGGGCTCCTTCGACCGGCACCGCTGCGAGATCGGACCCGACATCCTCCGCGCCGGCCGTCATGTCGTCGTCGATCACGAACCGACGGCTCGGCAGAACTGCGGTCCGATCGTCGCGGCTCTGGCCCAGGACGACGCGGCGGAGCTGGAAATCCTCGAACTCGGCCATGTCCTGACCGGTGCCGCGACCGGTCGCGTCAGCGACGACGACATCGTCACGTACATCAGCGCCGGCCTCGGAGTTCAGGACGCAGCGGCTGCCTGGAGCATCTACCAACGGGCCGAAGCACACGGCGTCGGCCAGAGCGTCGACTGGCCGCGAAACACCGCGGGTGCGGAACGAGCGTCAACGACCCCCCGCTGACTCAGGTCGGCCCGGACGCGGCATGCTCACGACGCTGTCCGACCTGGCCGCGGCGGGAGACCGCCCGGCGCTCGGAATCGCGCCGGGCCTCCTCAGCTCGACCCGTCCGGTGAGGCACTCTCGCCCTCCGTGCCTGGTCGGCGCGTAGGCTGGCCCCAGGCGCGATGATCACGTGCCTGGGCGCTCCTGCGCTCCTGCGTTCCGACAACCGAGCGGCTGGTGGCCCGGGTTCGCCGGTGAAGGCGGTCGGCCGGATGACGGAAGAAGGCGGTGTCGGATGGGCAGAGACGCTCTGCGCTGGAGCGACTACCGCAGCGTGCCGTGGAAGAACGGCGGCGGTATAACCCGAGAGGTCGCGTCGGGCGCCGTACGAACGCCGGTGGCTTCGGCGGAGATCGCGGACGGCTTCGACTGGCGGGTGAGTGTCGCGGACGTGGACGCGGGAGGCTCCTTCTCCGTCTTTCCCGGGATCGACCGCGTGATCACCCTCGTCGAGGGCGAGGGCATGGTGCTGACTGTGGACGGGATACGACATCCGGTCGGGCCGTTGAGTCCCTTCGCCTTCTCCGGCGACGCGGCGACGGACTGTCGGCTCAAGGTGGGCGCGGTCCGCAACATGAATGTGATGACCCGCAGGAGCCGGGCGGCGGCACAGGTGCGGATCATCACCGTCGCCACCGCACGGGGAACAGAGTTGGGCTGCGCCGCGGGCGAGACCCTGCTCGTCATGGCCGTCACCGACGGGATCGAAGTCGGCGGACCGGACGGCCGGGAGACCACGCTCGGCCGTCTCGACTGCGTGCGTCACGAAGGCCCGGTGGCGCTGACTCTGCGGGGCGACGGCACGGTGGCCGGGATCAGGATCACCGCGGCGCGCTGACGACGTGAAACGGCGCCCGCCGACCGGTCGTCTCGTACTCGGTGTCGGCGATGTGCTGACGCTCCCGCATCGTGGCGCACACCCCGCACCGGTGTAGTCCCGCGATGACAACGCGGCGGGGTGTGTCGGGAGACACCCCTGCGCGCCCCGCCCTACGGTCACGAGTCGCCCACGCGGTCCTGACACGTGGCCGCTCGGCACGGGGGCCGGCAGGGAAATCCGCAGCGAGGGCCGGAGACGAGTCCGGCCCCGCGGTGACACGTCATGGTCGAACTCGCGGTCATGCCGTCACCGCTGGAGGTACGGGTACGTCCAGTCCGTGGCGGGGGTGAGGCTCTCCTTGATGAACCGCGGCGAGATCCAGCGCTGCAGCGCCAGACGCGAACCCGTTCGGTCGTTGGTGCCCGAGGCCCGGCCGCCGCCGAAGGAGACCTGGCCCATGAGCGCACCAGTCGGCTTGTCGTTGACGTAGGTCATGCCGGCCGTGTTGCGGAGCACGTCGAGGGCGTTGGAGATCGCCCGGCGGTCGGAGGCGAAGACGGACAGCGTCAACGCGTAGCCGCTGGCACGGTCGACCTCGCGGAGGACGGTGTCCCACTGGCTGTCTTCGTAGACGTACACGGTGAGCAGCGGACCGAAGAACTCCTCCGACAGGGTGAACGCCGTCGGGTCGGTCGTGGTGTAGATCGTCGGGTCGACGAACCAGCCTGTCGACGTGTCCGTCCTGCCGCCCGCCAGGAGCTCGTGGGTGTCGAGCGCGTTCGCACGGTCGAATGCCGACTGGAGGCGATCCGCAGCGTTCCGGTCGATCACCGCACCGACGTACGTCTCGTGCTTGGTCGGGTCACCGACGGGCAGCTCGCGGACGATGTCGACCAGCTCGTCACGGAGCTTGTTCCACACCGAGCGCGCGATGTACGCGCGCGAGGCCGCGGAGCACTTCTGGCCCTGGTACTCGAAGGCCGAACGGACCAGCGCGGTGCGGACAGCGTCGACGTCCGCCGTCGGGTGCACGAGGACGGCGTTCTTGCCGCCGGTCTCGCCGACCAGCCGGGGGAAGGAACGATAGGTGTCGATGTTGTCGCCGATGGCGCGCCACAGGCTCCGGAAGACCGCCGTGGAGCCCGTGAAGGTGAGGCCGGCGAAGTCCGGGTCCGCGATGGCGGTGGCAGACACCGCGGCGCCGGAACCGTGGACCAGGTTGATGACACCCGGCGGCAGCCCGGCTTCCTCGAGTACCCGCATGGTGACCTCGGCCGCGAGAGCCGCCTTCTCCGCGGGCTTCCACACGACGGTGTTGCCCATGAGGGCGGGAGTGGTCGGCAGGTTGACGCCGATCGCGGTGAAGTTGAACGGGGTGATCGCGAGGACGAATCCCTCCAGCGGACGCTGGTCGAGGATGTTGATGTCACCGGGGAGCGCCGCCGGCTGGTCGGCATAGATCTGCTGCGCGAGGTGCACGTTGAAACGCATGAAGTCCGCGAACTCGCTCGCGGCGTCGATCTCGGACTGGTGGAACGTCTTGGACTGTCCCGTCATCGTCGCGGCGACCAGTTCGTCGCGGTACTTCCCCGCGGCCAGGTCGCCCGCGCGCAGCATGATCGCCGCGCGCTCCCACCAGGGGGTGCGGGACCACTCGTGTGCCGTCGCGAGGGAGGCCGCGATCGCCTTCTTCGTCACGGTCTCGTCTGCCACGGCCAGGGTGCCGATGACGCTCTGGTGGGCGTGCGGCTCGACGACGCGCGTGGTCTCGGCGGTCATGATCCGCTCGCCGTTGACGACGTGGGGAATCTCCCGCGGGTTGACGCGGATGTTCTCGATCGCGGCCGATACCGATCGCGACTCCGGCGATCCGGGCGCGAAGTCCCGCGACGGTTCGTTCTTCGGTGCGGGCATCCGCGGGTTCGCGGCAATGTTGGCGGGTGAGGCGGACATGAGGGTTTCCCTTTCAGGTGGGTTGCTTGGCGGACGGCGGACGGTGCTGAGGTCAGTGAGCGGCGATCTGGTTCTCGAGACGCCGGCGAGCGCTCGCGACCGACCGCCGGGTGATCGCGGTCGCCGCGTCGAGGTCGCGCTGCTCAAGTGCATCGATCAGTGCAGGCTGGGGTTCCCACAGCGATGCGTCACGGGACCGGATCGCGGCGCGGGCCCCGATGACCTTGTAGGGGCGGCACTGGGTCCACAGTGAGTCGACCGTCCGGACGAGGACGTCATTGCCTCCGGCGAGGTAGAGCTGCCGGAGCAGGACCTCGTCGGCGTCGAGTGCGTCATGGAGGTCCTCGTGGACCACCGCGCGGAACATCCGGTCGCACGCTTCACGCATGACCGCGATATCCGAGTCGGTCACCCGGGGCGCGCCGAGCCGTGTGGCCTCGACCTCCAGGACGGCTCGGACGTCGTAGATCTCGATGAGCTCGCGGATGGTGAACTCACGGACCCTGGCCCCGCGATGCGGGTGGCTGACGGCCAGCCCGTTCTCGACGAGCAGACGGACCGCTTCACGCACCGGCGTGGCACTGGTTCCCACCTGCTCCGCGATGTCACGGACCCGAAGCCGCGCGCCCGCGGGTAGTTCACCGGTGAAGACGCGGCCCGCGAGCACCTCGTAGACCTGGTCGGCGACGAGCGTGGGGCTGACTCCGACCGGGATCTCGGCGGCATGGGTGGTGGTGGTCATCCGCGCCGACTGTGCACGTGGGCGGGGAAAAGCGAGCCGATGCCGATCGTCCGGTCGCCCTTGAGGACGCCGAGTCAGCTGCGTCATGAACCGACGACCGACCGGAGGAAGAGAAGGAGGTTGGCGGGCTTCTCGGCCATGCGGCGCGTCAGGTACGGATACCACTCGGTGCCGTAGGGCAGGTACACACGGACGCGGTAGCCCTCGCGGACCAGTTCCTCCTGCAGTTCGCGACGCACGCCTTGAAGCATCTGGAACTCGAACGAGCGCTTGTCGAGGCCGAGTTCGCGGGCGGTTCGCTTCACGGTCTCGATGCAGGCGTCGTCATGGGTACCGAAGGCGGGGTCGGGAAGGTTGGCGAGTGCCCACTTGGCGAAGTGCTGGTACTGCGCCGTCACGTCGTCGCGGTCGAGGATGGCCACGTCCACCTTCTCGTCGAAGGCGCCCTTGACGAGCCGGATCCTGGGCGGGGTGTCACCGAACTCGTACAGGTCCTGAAAAGTGCTGCGCATGCAGGCCTGGATGGCCACGCGAGTCTCCGGGTACTCCACGTGGCAGCGCCGGAAGATCTCCAACGTCTCCCGACCGACGGAGCTGTGCTCCATGTCGACCTCGACCTCGCAGCCGTGGGCACGGGCAGCCTCCAGGAGCCGGCGCAGGTTCTTCTCGCAGCTCTCCGCGGAAATGACGATGCCGAGCTGGGACAGCTTGACCGACACGGTCGCACTCGCGCTCCGCGGCGCCATGCCCTCGATGACACGGATGTACTCCGCGGTCGCGGCCTCCGACTGCTTCAGGTCGTGAACGGACTCACCGAGCAGGTCCAGGCTCACCTCGATCCCGACAGAGTTGAGCTGCTCGGTGACGTCGAGCGCCTCGGCGAGAGTGGTGCCCGCGACGTAGCGCTGCACGATGGGCCGGGTCAGCTTGCTCTTGGTGACGATCCGCCCGAGCTTCTTGTTCTCGGACGCCACAAGAAGGAGTTTGTTCGGCACGGGGATGCCCTTCTGATCGGAGTAGAGCGTCTGGAGCAACGTGGGTACGCGACGGCTCCGGGCTCTCCGCGGGGAGGTCTTCACCGTAATTTGTGATCACAGATCACACAAGACTGGACTCTCATGAAGTGTTGCACGCCACCTGATCGACCGGTGGGCGCACCGCACACGACCTGACATCATCGGCGACAACTTCTTATTTTCCCAGCTCAAACCCCCAGTCCATGTCTACCGAAGAGTCTGATCCATCAAGCAGACAACCGCGCACGGCCACAACTGGGACCCGCAGGCTCTTCGCCGCAAGTTACTGACGGGATGCTCTGGACATTGAATGTGATCACATGCCACGCTCGCATTGCCGTCGTACACACGGGAGCGACCGGGTGCCACGGCGGGTCCACGGCGAGGTCCCGCTTCGATGCGACACAGGAACACACACCATGGCAACTGAGCAGTCCACCTTTGCCGTTGTCGGCGCGGGTCTGGCCGGCGCCGCGACCGCATGGCGCCTCGCGGAAGCCGGCCACGACGTCACGCTCGTCGAACGCGGTCTGCCGGCCGACCACGAAGGCAGTTCGCACGGCTCCGCACGGATCTTCCGTTACGCCTACCCGTCCACGCTCTACACCGACCTCGTCCTCCGCTCGCGACCTCTCTGGTCGGAGCTTGAGGCAGCAGCCGGAGTCCGGCTGATCAGCCGGACCGGGTGCCTGGACTGGGGCGAACGGCGCGACCCGGGCGCGCTCGCGCGCTCGCTGGAGACGGTCGGTATCGAGCACGAACTGCTCAGTCCCGCGGCGGCCTCGGCGCGCTGGCAGATCGAGTTCGACTCGCCGGTGCTGTGGCATCCGGACGCCGGGGTGATCGACGCAGAGAGGTCGGTCGAGGCGATGGTCTCTCTCGCGACCTCCCACGGTGCCCGACTGCGAACAGGATGGGACGTACAGAGAATCGACAGGACGGCGTCCGGCTATCGTCTGTATGACGCTGCGGGTGGCACCCTCGATGCCGAGCGAGTGGTCCTCTGCGCCGGCGGCTTCCTGCCTCGACTCCTGCGGAACACCGGTGCCGACGAGCGGTTCACGGCGGCGATGCCGCGGTTCACGGTCACCCAGGAGGGGGCCTACCACTTCCCCTACCGCGACGGCGCCGAGGGCTGGCCCACCTTCATCCACAAGACCGAGGCGATCCAGACCTACAGCCTTCCGGGTGGCCGCGACGCGGATTTCCGTGGCCAGAAGCTCGCGGAGTACGCCGTGGGGAGGGCGCTGCCTTCGGCATACGAGCAGGACGGGCAGATCGATCCCGCGAACCGCGAACGGCTGATCGCCTACGTCAAGGACAACCTCCCCGGCCTCGTGCCCGAGCCGTACGCGGAGACGACCTGCCTCTTCACGACGACCCCGAGCGAGGACTTCGTGCTCGACCGTACCGAGAACCTCACAGTGATCTCCCCGTGCTCCGGGCACGGCGCGAAGTTCGCTCCACTCATCGGCGTTCTCGCCGCCCATCTCGCCGGCGCCGGCACTCCTGCCGCCGGTCGCGCCGCCGTCCCCCGGGAGTTCCTGGTCGGTGGCAGCCTGGGCGCCGCTTCCCTCCGGGACGGGGGACGGCGATGACCGCTTCGTCGATGATGGCCG
Protein-coding sequences here:
- a CDS encoding ornithine cyclodeaminase family protein, whose product is MRFLDEQDVRSLFDIDTAISSQRTAFIALAQGKAWQPEKILGGHMADEPDTVFCYASRLDRESGPVCKFGSINPGNAVTGRPTVNAVVAVLDPHTGVPVAFMDGTALTTLRTAAASAVAVGALARKDATRLLVLGSGVQGQAHIAALHRERSYAWTGMWSPRPSSLDASVGRLREQGFDVEQVESLSDAIAEADVIVCATLATEPLFSARELSPGTTVVTVGSFDRHRCEIGPDILRAGRHVVVDHEPTARQNCGPIVAALAQDDAAELEILELGHVLTGAATGRVSDDDIVTYISAGLGVQDAAAAWSIYQRAEAHGVGQSVDWPRNTAGAERASTTPR
- a CDS encoding GntR family transcriptional regulator → MQQTATEPAGEELSLAERAYRVIRDRLVMLEIRPGAPINEDQLAQSLGVGRTPVREALKRLQYERLIATYPRRGTFATDVNITDLAHISEVRQELEPLAASQAARRATATDRATLTAVLRELESVDPGRRDATELMHLDLQVHRAIYAATHNPYLEDTLVRYDNLATRIWCLFVDRLSDMAGHVEEHGPLIEAIVAGDPDTAAQLAGSHVVGFEQAIRAAI
- a CDS encoding sarcosine oxidase subunit beta family protein; amino-acid sequence: MTSTALPEHPDWLWRNPDPRSSYDVVIVGAGGHGLATAYYLAKNHGITNVAVLEKGWLAGGNMARNTTIIRSNYLWDESAAIYEYALKLWERLPEELDYDFLFSQRGVLNLAHTLQDVREGMRRANANRLNGVDAEWLEPEEVAKVCPILNVSSRTRYPVLGATFQPRAGIAKHDHVAWALARRADEMGVDLIQGCEVTGFLKDGDRVVGVETNRGRILAGSVGLAAAGHSSVLAERAGVRLPVQSHPLQALVSELHEPVHPTVVMSNHVHVYVSQAHKGELVMGAGVDSYNGYGQRGSFHVIEQQMAAAVELFPVFARAHVLRTWGGIVDVSPDASPIIGTTPVENLYVNCGWGTGGFKATPAAGWTFAHTIATGEPHPLNAPFALERFATGALIDEHGAAAVAH
- the glyA gene encoding serine hydroxymethyltransferase, whose translation is MATNPSTTTVASPLSVPLSELDPEVATAVDAELCRQQSTLEMIASENFAPAAVMEAQGSVLTNKYAEGYPGRRYYGGCEHVDVIEQLAIARVKELFGAEAANVQPHSGAQANAAAMFALLQPGDTILGLDLAHGGHLTHGMRLNYSGKLYNVVPYHVRESDLRIDMDEVEQLALAHRPKMIVAGWSAYPRRLDFAAFRRIADAVGAYLLVDMAHFAGLVAAGLHPNPVPYADVVTTTTHKTLGGPRGGVILSRAALAKKINSAVFPGQQGGPLEHVIAAKAVAFKVAASAEFKERQQRTLDGARILAGRLLADDVAEAGITVLTGGTEVHLVLVDLRNSTLDGKQAEDRLHRIGITVNRNAVPFDPRPPMVSSGLRIGTPALATRGFGAAEFREVADIIAEALKDEQLGDERAALLRDRVEKLASAFPLYPHLSNLSHLSHLNGDAV
- a CDS encoding sarcosine oxidase subunit alpha family protein is translated as MTDTDQHFRLRQGGRIDRDAVLRFTVDGRELTGHPGDTVASAMLANGVVEVAPSLYRGRPRGIVAAGVEDPNSLLQVDGSYSEGMLPATTTELYDGLSASTLSGMGRLDPGSDPAVYDKKYVHTDVLVVGAGPAGLAAAAAAAGSGARVILVDDQPESGGSLLSARTERAGAQSALEWVAEIRAALDAAPEVVVLQRTTAFGSYDDNYLLALQRRTDHLGADAPEASAGVSRQRLWHIRARQVVLATGAHERPLVFSGNDRPGVMLAAAVRSYLNRYAVAPGSRAVVSTTNDSAYDTVADLHAAGIDIAAVVDARPELSHRAAEVAVATGARVLTGSAVVDTEGDGRLTGVTVQALDENGQLADAAESFDCDLLAVSGGWSPVVHLHSQRQGRLRWDDDLVAFVPDGTVRDQQVVGAARGTYDLDGCLSEGARAGARAATDAGFAVPVPSPGDARSGAGPTRALWLVPAPDGDPGSWDTHFVDLQRDVTVADVWRSTGAGMLGVEHVKRYTSLGTANDQGKTSGVNAIGVIAEALGAGASPGEIGTTAYRAPYTPVGFAALAGRERGELFDPERTTSIHSWHVAHGAEFEDVGQWKRPWYYPRPGEDMDTAVARECRAAREGVGLMDASTLGKIEIWGADAGEFLNRVYTNAFKKLKPGLARYGVMCKPDGMIFDDGVTLRLDDNRYFMTTTTGGAAGVLDWLEEWLQTEWPELDVHCTSVTEQWSTIAVVGPQSRQVVAQLAPDVDLSAEAFPFMAFRETTLASGIPARICRISFSGELAYEINVSAWYGLAVWEQVYAAGQPYGITPYGTETMHVLRAEKGYIIVGQDTDGTVTPQDAGMSWVVSKQKDFVGKRSYSRADTSRTDRKQLVGLLPVDRTTRLPEGTQLVAPDVPVTPEAGPVPMLGHVTSSYHSPALGRPFALALVADGRARIGETLLAPVGEDLVPVEVTDFVLYDPEGTKRDG
- a CDS encoding sarcosine oxidase subunit delta; its protein translation is MLLISCPWCGPRNETEYHYGGQAHVPYPGTPADLTDEQWAEYVFYRDNPKGPFAERWMHSIGCRRWFNVLRDTATHEVLTSYRLDEPRPELPQAGGQR